Genomic DNA from Sylvia atricapilla isolate bSylAtr1 chromosome 23, bSylAtr1.pri, whole genome shotgun sequence:
GTTTCCGAGGTATTGATTTTGGCTCTGCTCGAGGCGGCAGCTCCCTTGGTCTTCTCCGCTGgcaaatatttgtcattttgaGCTCCTCGGCCGGTCAAGACCAACAGAACTTGTTTGGGAAGCTGCAGCACTTTGCATTCATTATTTACAGGGTTTCAGACAAACACTTGGTGCTCGGCCAGGGCCCAGCCCTCGGTGCTTTCGGACGGGCTGAGCAGAGTGCCTTGGCCACGAGGACGAGCCTACCTGTCTGAGCAGCTCCCCTCTGAatcagctcccccagccctcagcaaagagcagccagagctcagcctgccctggcagtgccactgcGGGCTCAGCCAGgtggggctgagcagctccagagacGTTTTCTGCCCCACTCGTTTCAGAGAATCGGAGAAGAGCTTAAACCCCCTTCCTGCCACATGCTGGCACAGCgagctggcagctgcctcctgtgggctgttcagctctgtgctctttGGTGTTCCcctggtttgcttttttctctcactgTCCAGCTTCTCTAGCAACCCCAAGCTGTGGTTATGTGGCCAGACAAGTACCAGCCCAGGTCTGGAGCCTATGAGCAAAGGGGAAGGAAGCCAAATGGGCAATGAGGGAGGAACTGAAATTCATGTGAAGCGCTTGAATTGCCCCTGGCCTGGCAGAGATGAGAGCAGCACAGGTTCTCCCAGCCAGTGACTCACAGGCACAGCCCCGCGGGAGCTGCAGGCTTTGGCTCCGAGGCgtgcagggcaggggctgtgcttcCCAAGTCCCCTTCGGCTGGATCACACGGCAGCGGCCCCGTGGTGTGGCGGCGGGAGGATGTGCTGCCCCACATCCCGGGCACGCCACGAGCAGGGGTCAGGCACGGGCTTGGCCTCTGCACTGCTCAGGGCCGTGAGCCCCTGGGGAGGAGACAGCGATGGGGACAGGCAGGCTGCGGCTGGCCGTGCTCCCCGGGCtcatcctgctgtccctgtccccggcaGGGCGGTGCGGCAGGGCTGCCGGCGTGTTCATGCAGCCTCAGCTCCGAGCTAGGGCCGGCGACTccgtgctgctgcagtgcctctTCATAGACCCCGAGATCAAGGGATGGACCCTGCTCAAAGTGGACTGGCTGCACAGGGCACGAGCTGGCGCCCAGGTGGGTCGGGACACGGTGGCAGcggcggggacacggggtgGCAGGGCGGGGAGGGtggggcagcagccctggagaggtGTGGGGAAGGCCACCCGCTGTCGGCTGGCCATGGAGAGAAGTTTCCACGAGAGGAAGAAGGGTCCccgtgctggggcaggggccGGGGGAGCGCCGCTCTGGGCGCTGGGCTTATCCCTGAGCCTGCCGGCCTCTGTGCGGGGACAACAACCTACGGGACCGGCAGAAAAGTGCGAATTGAGAGCTCCCGAGGAGGGACAGGCACCTGACACCGCTCACCTGACGCCGCCTGTGCCCCGGCAGGAGGAGATGGTGTTTTTTTACTACAGCAACCACGGCGTCCCCGCGGGCCGCTTCAAGCAGCGGGTGCAGTGGCAGGGGGACACCTCCCGCTGGGACGGCTCCATCTGGCTGCACGACCTACGCCTCAACGACAGCGGCACCTACGAGTGCCAGCTGCGgctgctgcagaacagcagcGTCTTCAAGAGCCAGACGGAGCTGCTGGTCAGCGCCCCGGCACCCAGAGGTGAGACGCACCCAGGGTGAGCCCCCCGCACCCGCCGAGCGGCTCTGCGGCTCTCCCCATCGCCTGCCTCGCTGTCTCCCCGGCAGAAAGAGGAGGACCGGGTGGCGAGGATGTGGCGCCCTCCCCGCCGGACTCGGGGTTCTGGCCGGCCGTGGTGGGCTGTGGCTGCGTGGCCGTGGTGGTGGCGTTCCTGGCCGGGCTCTGCGTGAGGAAGAGGTACCAGCTCTGGGTTTAGGGGGTGAGGAAGGATCTCCCCGCAGCCCTCCCGCGCTGCTCTCGCCGGCCGAACTCTGCGCTCTGCTCTCAGGTGCGAGGGTTCGGCTCCCCAGGTGGGGTGCAGCCTCCTGCCGCCACCTAGTGCCACCCTGCCCCGGCCGGCTGCCAAAGCTCCCGGGCCGTGCTAGCAGCAGGGATAACCCGGGCCGGGCACGTGCAAAGGGATGTCccgggagagggaggaagggacGGGAGGGGAGGGTGATGCTTCTCGCCGGAGgtgaccctgctgctgcctcccctgaAGGTTTGCGAccaccacagccctggagaggaTGGGGAACAGCAGCAACAAGAACAAAGCAGAGGTGAGAGCTGGGGGTGGGTGTGTGGGCTCCGGGCTGGGGAGGCCGAGGGAGGGGATCCCACCCTGCCCGGCACCAGGGGCCATTTCCTGGCCAGCTCCAACCACGGCTCTTGTTTCTTGCCCCGTGACGGGGGCCAGGCAGCCCCTGTGTGTTTGGGGCTGCTCAGTCCCGAACACCCTGATCTGCCCCTCGCAGGAAGCCATTTACTGCTCAGTCCCTGCAGCTGAGGTGCCCAAGGCCGAGCAGGAAGCCAAGAAGAAGAGGAGAGCTGAGGACACGTACATAACCatggtgaggagctgcagaggcgTGGTGGGTCACCAGGGTCACCACAGCCAGGGCCTCACTCTCTGTGCCAGACCAGCATCCCGtgccccctgccctccccaagCTCACCCTGGTACCCGTGGTGGGGGAGGCTCACACCTCGTCCTTTGCCCTCTGCAGCACCCATCTCACTGCCGGGACAACGGCGTCTACGTGGAGCTGGCCAAGAGGACAATCCCGTCAGAATGGatggcagaggggacacagggggatGGACGGAGCCAGGAGCCCCGCAGCAGGCCACAGGAggcactgccccagcctccagagcagcagaaatagctgtgctgtgggatggcAGCCCCTTTGCCCGGGTGTGTCCCTGACACCTTTGTCCCTCGGAGGACTGAGAACTGGTGACATGTcactgtgtgccctgtgccagggcactgctgggccaCAGGCCTCCCCAGCTGTCTGCAGGGGACCAGAGGACACCCGTCCCTCTGTCTCTTACCCCCTGGACTCTGGAGAGAGTGGGCACAGCCTCAGGCTCCAGCTTTGATCTAGCCCAAGGTAAGGATCTCCAGCGGgggagatgcagcagcagctgtgacagTGTTTTTCTGTAGATAATAAAACTCAGGGAGTCTTCCCTGACGGTGTCTTCATTTCACCTCCTGCCTAAGCATGTGATGTCCAAGTGTGCCAAAACCTGCCTGGCCCAGGCCCTGGGAGCCCCGGAACCCATGTGCACCCTGGCACGGGGCACCCGCTGGCTCCGGGCGGGACCAAATCCAAACGGGACCAAAAAAAGGGGTCTCTTGTCGGCAGGGTGGGGACTGAggggagcaggacacagcccgCGGGCAGTGGGGTCCCCCACGTGTGTCCCCTGGCCACGGGTGATGGGCAGCGCTGGCCGGGGACAGCCCAGCCACCCCTCCGGGGCCCCCGGGGCAGCGCCTGGGCGGGCTCTGGCGCTGCTCCCGCTCTGTCTCTGGGTGCTGGGCGCTACCGGCGCTGCCAGGCGCTATCTATAGATGTTTGACACCTCCAGGTGCGGAGGGAGCCGGGACCCTCCACCTCCCACCGCTGGCGGCACACTGCAGCGCCGCGCTGCGCTCCTTGGTTCTCGTTGACACCCGGCTCTGTTTTCCCGCAGGCAGCCGCGGGACGGGCTTTAGGAGGAGCCGGCCCCCggagctggatttgggggcTCGGGGGGCGGCACAGGGGCAGTGTGGGGTGGTGGCAGCCTTAGCAGCGGAGCAGAGAGGGTtctgcctgcccagggaggatgggacagtgctgtgtgtgcagtgagTGTTTGCTGAGCAGAGTTGCTGGGACACTCCGTGCCTTGTCTCCCGGCTGTCCTGCCTCCCCTCCTGActgtgggcaggcagcagagcccctcggcacccctcctgcctcccccgGGCTCTGCTGCACAGGAACCGAGGTGTGCCCTGCCTCTGGAGCATCCCTCGCCTCTCCCCCCAGTGATGCTGTCCCAAACGCCaccccgccgtgtccccgggcCCGAGCAGCTCTGTCACTGCCTTCTGCTCTCAGGAGTCGTGCCTTGTCTTAGCTGCAcccacctctgcagctggaacCCAGCTTTGGAGCCCAGGCCCAAAGGTTTCCTTGACCCGCGGTGCAAAGGGGACCAAAGACTTTCTCCAGCGCTGTCACGGCTGGGCAGAGCCTCCCCGTGCCCAGGCTGCCTGAGGAGAGCTCTTATCCCGGGACAAGATGCTGCcggagaaggggaaggagccTGCAGGGGTTTGGCAGCCCTGGGAAGTGACGGAGCAGTCCGGGAGCAGGCAGGTGACTAGGAGCACCTGtacctgctgcagcctcccgGGGCCATCCTGGCCGggcccctctgctgtccccagcctggagcagcccctgtgccctgtgcctggccctgggggacATTTCCCACCCTCCTGGGCCCCGCCGGCCACCCCAGAACGGGGACTGCTGCCGTGGATGGTGTGAGCAGCGCTGGCCGCCAGCCCCCagcgggacacggggacactcctgcctgtcccctctgaaggcggggggctgcgggggccgCAGGAACCCACCGTGTGCCACAGCCcgtgcacagagcagggagccGGCGGCGCCAGGAGCTGTCGCCTGCAGTTCAGGGGAAAATTTTTCCGCCCTCCCACTCCGGCGGCTGCGATCCACCAACCACAgcatttactgctttttttcGCCCCAGCACCGCTCCAGCCATattgggctgtggggagaaagCGGCTCTAATGTTCTATGTCACCTGCAAATAACCCGGGCGTTCGAAAAAGCACCTCCACCACCTCCACAACCCACACCAACACCACGTCCTCTCCACACACAAAAGTCCGTCAAAATGAGCCCGGAAGCCTGGCTCCCGCAGCCCACCTTGTTCCTCACCGGCCTCACCTTGCTCCTCTCGCTGGGTAAGTGTCGGCTTGAGCCCCCCCTTGCATGTGCCCAGGCGGGGAGACACCCGCGTGTCCCCGGCCACGAGCCCCCCCGGCCGTGTGACAGCCCCGGGACGCGCCGTGCCGCAGGGATGGGGACGGAGGTGGCGTGGCGTGCGCCCTGCGGGCAGCCACCAGCCGGGGTGACCTGCTTTCGGGCTGGCTGGGGGGTACGGTGCCGCCGCATCTCCTGCGGAGAACGCCCCGCGTCCTGCCGGGTGCGGAGCACGGAGCCCTCCGCGCGGCAGGTGGGCACGGGGAGGTGTGGGCAGGTgagccctgctgcctgtgcgTGTCCCTTGGGCCGCTGGCAGCTGGCCTGCGCTGCCTTGTGGCCGTCCCGtgggtgctgccagggctgccgTGGCTGTCCCCGCGCTGGTGGCCGCGCTGGGGGCCGTGCTCCGTGCGCtgtgcccggccccgcggcggcggcagcagcagcgctgTGTCAGCAGCTCCGCGGCCGCTGCATCGATCGCGGCCGGGATCGCAGCGCTCCTCTCAAGTGCTGTCCCGGAGCTCCTGCCGGGCTGCTTTTCCCCGAGGAGAGAGCCTGGGAAAGGAGGGTACAGAAGGGAGTCAGGGCTGCTGTAGAGGCTGCTGTCACCGTGCCCCCCAGCCCGGCTGCAGCGTGACGGAGCGTTCGGGAGCCTGCGCAGCGCCGCAGGACTCGGCCTGCACGGTCCCTGGGCTCCAGGGgcttccttccccctcctcccttgTCCCCCAGGCCTGAGTGCCCGGCCAGTGGCAAAGTTTGGACCCGCACACACGGATGTTCCCAGGTCCTGCCAGGCCGTGGTGTCCCAGgtttgctgctggtggcaccTCATCCCTCTGTagagccctggggagccccAAGGACACAGGACAAGGCCATGTCACCCACCTGGAGGCACACAGGGCATCGTGTGAGGGACACTCAGACAGTCATTCCGTGCAGGGATCCCCTCCAAccattcctgctgggacaggcCAGCTCCTGGCTCTTCTCTCCCACCCCTGCAAGGTCTTCTCAGAGGCATCAAAGGTGGTGGCTGCCACGGGGCAGCAAGTGACACTGGCTCAGGACACTTCTTCCTGCCTTGGGTGCTGTGACTTGTCCCCACGCCCCAGCCgtgcccatccctgtgtcccccagccctgtgggagCCCTCCCTGCGCTGAGGCTGGATGGAGGCTGTTCCCCGGGGCTGCCAGCGCAGCGAGGAGCcgtccccagggctgggccagccCCGAGGGCACCGCTCTGCCCCCAGGGAGCTTCAGGGCGCTGCTGGTTCACGGCTGGCAGCGGGAGCtggggctcagcacagcagcttggGCGAggctcctgtccctggctgcagagcctggccctttcctgccctgcttGCAGGAGGAGCGCAGCGGCCCCGGAGCAGCCCTGACACGCACCCAGCTTGGCCTCGGCAAGAAGGTTTgagagcaaagagcagcagcccaAGGGGAGAGGTGAGGTGATCCTTAAAGCGCCCGGTGGCACTGTCACTGTGCCCTGGACGGTGTCAGTGTCCCGCAGTACACTCTGgtccctcccagggctggctgtccccgtgtccctgagCTTCTCAGGGCTCGGCTGGTTTGCAGCACAGGACCCTGCTCCCTTTGCCCAGCCTGGGTGCAGGCGCTGGGTTTGGGTGCTGCtgaggggagctgcagggaaggagtggaggagggagcagggcacagacacCCCACCCTGCCCACTCCCCAGCTGAGTCCTGCCCTGCCGGCTGCACCAGGGAATTACCAGGCGATGTCCCTCTTTCTCAGCAAGGCCAGGGGTCAGGGACTGGGGTTCCCCCAGCAGCCACCGGGGGCTTGCTCTGGTCATTCCCAGCTGGAGAATCCTCGCGTGGGCGCTGCTGGCAGGGGAAAGCATCATCTGCATTCCCCCCGGAGCCCCTGGGGCCGGCCccggcagctcccagccctcgCTGCCGTAGCCGTGTCCTGCTGGGAATGAAATGTGATGAGCTCAGCCTTTAGAAAGCTGCGTGTGGCTGTGGCGCCGGGCCCCGCGCTGACGCTGCAGCCTCGCACAGCGCCATCGATCCCGCGGCAGCACAGCCTCGGGGGACGGCcgggggcagggctggcccgcaggcacagggatgggcacgggcggcagccctggcagagcagggacgATGCTCTCCCTGTCCAGCCAAGGGACggtgccggggctggggctgctcccctcgctccctgctgggcagggaaatTCCGGTCCTGGCTGGATGCAGAGCGTGCAGATGCGCCTGGAAGGCAGTGCCAGGCCCCAGGGAGTGCTCTGCGCAGGCAGGGCACCGTGGGGACGTGGCTTCAGCCACCTGACAGCCCCCCAAATTCATCTGCATTCCGGCAGCGCCCCCGAGACTGGGCATGGAGGTCATGGCCCCTGCCACCATCAACGCCTTGAACGGCTCCTCTGTGAAGCTCTCCTGCACCTTCAACTCCTGCTACAAGGTGGAGAACAAACAGGTTTTTCCCTCAACTGGACGTACCAGGAGTGCGTAACTGCTCGGAGGAGCTGGTGAGTCTCTCGGGATCTGCCGGGGGTCCTGGCACAGCACAAAGGGGGTCGCTTGGGGTCTCTAATGGGGCAGCAAGTGCAGGGAGGGGGTGCCTGGCTGGGAAATGGGCCCGTGGGGCGCCGGACGCTGCCtcacctgctgtccccaccGCCCAGTTCCTGCAGTTCCGCACCAAGATCATGAACAAGCAGCTGGACCGCTTCGGGAACCGCGTGGAGTTCACGGGCAACCCCGCCAAGTACGACGTGTCCTTCACCCTCAAAAACGTGCAGCTGGAGGACGAGGGCACCTACAACTGCTACGTCCTGAACCCCCCGGACCGGCACCGGGGCCACGGCAAGATCAGCCTCAAGGTGCTCACCCAAGGtcagtgctgccctgctctgcggGACACCCATGGGTGCAGGGGGTGCTCGCAGAGCCCTGCCCGTTCCCAGCCGGTCCCTGagcctgtgccctgtgtccccagagcccccaaaGCACGACTCGACGGTGGCCGTGATCGTGGGCGCCTCCGTGGGCGGTTTCCTGGCCGTGGTGATCCTGGTGCTGATGGTGGTGAAATGCGTGCGCcggaaaaagcagcagaggctcAACACGGACGACCAGAAGACGGAGGAGGAATGGAAGACGGACGGAGAAGGCAACCCGGATGAGGGCACCAAGTAACGCCCCCCTGCCCGCccctccctcctgtcccctgtaCAGCGTGACCCTCTTGATGTGCTTCCCAGAGCAAGGATTTCTGTCTCCCAGAGCATCCCTCCTTCCATCCTAAACACCCCACCCAGCCTGCGGCAGGGCGCAGAGAGAAGGTCCCCGGAGCCTGGCTGtgccgggcagggctgggaaagggggcTGAAGCCCCTGAGGCCTGAGCTGGGAGCGCCCTGTCCCCTGCTCGGAGTGCCCGGAGAGTTGTGaggaggtgctggggacaggctggggcgGGTGAGGGGGGACCTGTGCAGTCCCCACACACGGAGGGACTGGAGCAGGGGTGCCAGAGGGGCAGAGGGGTCTGGGCAGCCCCTTGGCCCATTGTCTGCTCTCTGTCCCAGCAGAAAATGTGAGCCGGGGCCAGCAGTCTGCCCTTGGTCAGACCCATCCCAAggtgctcctgctgtgcctgggccACTGGCACTGGTGTTTCCCATCCCGAGGGATCCCCAAAGCTGCCAGTCTCCTCCTTGCAAGCTCGTGCTCCTCAGGGattgtcccaggctgctcagaagTCAGCGGCCAAAGCCATGAGCTCACCCAGTGTCTTGGA
This window encodes:
- the LOC136371079 gene encoding LOW QUALITY PROTEIN: sodium channel subunit beta-2-like (The sequence of the model RefSeq protein was modified relative to this genomic sequence to represent the inferred CDS: inserted 1 base in 1 codon; deleted 2 bases in 1 codon), coding for MSPEAWLPQPTLFLTGLTLLLSLAPPRLGMEVMAPATINALNGSSVKLSCTFNSCYKVENKQFSLNWTYQECXNCSEELFLQFRTKIMNKQLDRFGNRVEFTGNPAKYDVSFTLKNVQLEDEGTYNCYVLNPPDRHRGHGKISLKVLTQEPPKHDSTVAVIVGASVGGFLAVVILVLMVVKCVRRKKQQRLNTDDQKTEEEWKTDGEGNPDEGTK
- the LOC136371009 gene encoding myelin protein P0-like isoform X2 — encoded protein: MKVLLSLTLVLPWLGRCGRAAGVFMQPQLRARAGDSVLLQCLFIDPEIKGWTLLKVDWLHRARAGAQEEMVFFYYSNHGVPAGRFKQRVQWQGDTSRWDGSIWLHDLRLNDSGTYECQLRLLQNSSVFKSQTELLVSAPAPRERGGPGGEDVAPSPPDSGFWPAVVGCGCVAVVVAFLAGLCVRKRFATTTALERMGNSSNKNKAEEAIYCSVPAAEVPKAEQEAKKKRRAEDTYITMHPSHCRDNGVYVELAKRTIPSEWMAEGTQGDGRSQEPRSRPQEALPQPPEQQK
- the LOC136371009 gene encoding myelin protein P0-like isoform X1, which produces MCHLCCSFQTEMKVLLSLTLVLPWLGRCGRAAGVFMQPQLRARAGDSVLLQCLFIDPEIKGWTLLKVDWLHRARAGAQEEMVFFYYSNHGVPAGRFKQRVQWQGDTSRWDGSIWLHDLRLNDSGTYECQLRLLQNSSVFKSQTELLVSAPAPRERGGPGGEDVAPSPPDSGFWPAVVGCGCVAVVVAFLAGLCVRKRFATTTALERMGNSSNKNKAEEAIYCSVPAAEVPKAEQEAKKKRRAEDTYITMHPSHCRDNGVYVELAKRTIPSEWMAEGTQGDGRSQEPRSRPQEALPQPPEQQK